CACCGCCGGGTAGGCGTAGAACGCGCCCTCGGGCTCCGGGCAGAACACGCCGTCGATCTCGTTGAGCATCCGCACGATGAGGTTGCGGCGGCGGTCGAAGGCGGTACGCATCTCGGCGACCGCGTCCAGCGAGCCGGAGACGGCCGCGAGCGCGGCGACCTGGGCGACGTTGGAGACGTTGGAGGTGGCGTGCGACTGGAGGTTGGTCGCGGCCTTGACGACGTCCTTGGGGCCGATGATCCAGCCCACCCGCCAGCCGGTCATGGCGTACGTCTTGGCTACGCCGTTGACGACGATGCACTTGTCGCGCAGCTCCGGGACGATCGCCGGGAGCGAGGTGAAGGTCGCGTCGCCGTAGACGAGGTGCTCGTAGATCTCGTCGGTCAGGACCCACAGGCCGTGCTCGACGGCCCAGCGGCCGATCGCCTCGGCGTCGGCCTCGCTGTAGACCGCGCCGGTCGGGTTGGAGGGCGAGACGAACAGGACGACCTTGGTCTTCTCGGTGCGCGCGGCCTCCAACTGCTCGACGGAGACCCGGTAGCCGGTGGTCTCGTCGGCGACGACCTCGACCGGGACACCGCCGGCGAGCCGGATCGACTCGGGGTAGGTGGTCCAGTACGGGGCGGGGACGATGACCTCGTCGCCCGGGTCGAGGATCGCGGCGAAGGCCTCGTAGATGGCCTGCTTGCCGCCGTTGGTCACCAGGATCTGGCCGGGGTCGACCTCGTAGCCGGAGTCGCGCAGCGTCTTCTCGGCGATGGCGGCCTTGAGCTCGGGGAGCCCGCCTGCGGGGGTGTAGCGGTGGTACTTCGGGTTGCGGCAGGCCTCGACCGCGGCGTCGACGATGTAGTCGGGCGTCGGGAAGTCGGGTTCGCCGGCCCCGAAGCCGATCACCGGACGCCCGGCGGCCTTGAGGGCCTTGGCCTTGGCGTCGACGGCGAGGGTCGCGGACTCGGAGATCGCACCGATGCGGGCGGAAACCCGGCGCTCGGACGGTGAAGTTGCAGCGCTCATGGCCCCATGCTCGCAGACGGCGAAAGCCGTCGGCGCAGGGGTTTCAGGGACCGGACAGGACCTGGACAGCATCCGGACACGACCGGTCGGTAGTTGTCTGTTCGACGCGGCGGCCCTGAGCACGTACACTCACCTGTCGTTGGCCTTCACCAGCCGCACCGTTCCTGCACCCGGTCACCGGGGAAGATGCGGTAGGTTGGTGGAAACCACCAAGGGTCGTAGCTCAATTGGTAGAGCACTGGTCTCCAAAACCAGCGGTTGGGGGTTCAAGTCCCTCCGGCCCTGCTACACACTCCTTCGCCAGGATGTGTGCGCATGTACGTACTTCATTGCACAGCCGTGCGGCTCCACCGGGCGCGGCACGGCCACGACCCGGAATCAGGTGAGTAGCGTGACGGACGCCGTGGGCTCCATCGACATGCCTGATGCCGATGATGAAGCTCCCGAGTCGAAGAAGAAGACTCGGAAGGGCGGCAAGCGCGGCAAGAAGGGCCCTCTGGGTCGGCTCGCGCTGTTCTACCGCCAGATCGTCGCTGAACTCCGTAAGGTTGTCTGGCCGACGCGTAGCCAGCTCACGACGTACACCTCCGTGGTGATCGTGTTCGTCGTCGTCATGATCGGTCTTGTTACCGTTCTCGACATGGGCTTCGCCCGGGTCGTCAAGTACGTCTTCGGCTGATCACGCGGAAGGCGTCGGACCCGGCGTCCCTTTCGCACGTTCCACCCTTTGTATCCAGGAAGAAGCAGCCATCGTGTCTGACCCGAACCTGAACGACGCCGTCGAGCCCGAGGCTGGCGCCTTCGAGTCCGCCGAGGACGAGCTCGACATCGTTGAGGCTGCTGACTCCGTGGACCCGGACCAGGCCGAAGCCGCCGAGGGCGAGGACGACGCGGCAGCCGATGAGGTCGCCGAGGCCGCCGAGACCGTCGAGGAAGAGGCCGCCGAGGCCGCCGACGAGGAGGAGGCCGAGCCGGCCGCCCCCGTCGACCCCGTCGCCGCCCTGCGTGACGAGCTCCGCACCCTCCCCGGCGAGTGGTACGTCATCCACACGTACGCCGGTTACGAGAAGCGCGTGAAGGCCAACCTGGAGCAGCGCGCCGTCTCGCTGAACGTGGAGGAGTTCATCTATCAGGCCGAGGTGCCTGAAGAGGAAATCGTCCAGATCAAGAACGGCGAGCGCA
This sequence is a window from Streptomyces parvus. Protein-coding genes within it:
- a CDS encoding pyridoxal phosphate-dependent aminotransferase, with translation MSAATSPSERRVSARIGAISESATLAVDAKAKALKAAGRPVIGFGAGEPDFPTPDYIVDAAVEACRNPKYHRYTPAGGLPELKAAIAEKTLRDSGYEVDPGQILVTNGGKQAIYEAFAAILDPGDEVIVPAPYWTTYPESIRLAGGVPVEVVADETTGYRVSVEQLEAARTEKTKVVLFVSPSNPTGAVYSEADAEAIGRWAVEHGLWVLTDEIYEHLVYGDATFTSLPAIVPELRDKCIVVNGVAKTYAMTGWRVGWIIGPKDVVKAATNLQSHATSNVSNVAQVAALAAVSGSLDAVAEMRTAFDRRRNLIVRMLNEIDGVFCPEPEGAFYAYPAVKDLLGKEIRGKRPATTVELAALILDEAEVAVVPGEAFGTPGYLRLSYALGDNDLVEGVSRIQKLLGEAKA
- the nusG gene encoding transcription termination/antitermination protein NusG gives rise to the protein MSDPNLNDAVEPEAGAFESAEDELDIVEAADSVDPDQAEAAEGEDDAAADEVAEAAETVEEEAAEAADEEEAEPAAPVDPVAALRDELRTLPGEWYVIHTYAGYEKRVKANLEQRAVSLNVEEFIYQAEVPEEEIVQIKNGERKNVRQNKLPGYVLVRMDLTNESWGVVRNTPGVTGFVGNAYDPYPLTLDEIVKMLAPEAEEKAAREAAEAEGKPAPARKVEVQVLDFEVGDSVTVTDGPFATLQATINEINADSKKVKGLVEIFGRETPVELSFDQIQKN
- the secE gene encoding preprotein translocase subunit SecE → MTDAVGSIDMPDADDEAPESKKKTRKGGKRGKKGPLGRLALFYRQIVAELRKVVWPTRSQLTTYTSVVIVFVVVMIGLVTVLDMGFARVVKYVFG